The Daphnia pulex isolate KAP4 chromosome 7, ASM2113471v1 genome includes the window CTACTTTACTGGTTGTGTCTCTTCTCTACGGACAATCGCTGACGACGTAAGGCAATTAATCGAGTGCAATTTAGACATTTTCCTAACAGTTTGTGGTTTATTCGATCCGCACAGGCAATTGAAACAATTCCGGACCGCATCCAGCGTCGCTCTCGATTCGCAATGGAAGAAAGTGTTGGCCTTTTTTGGAAATGACGATTTTTACTTGTATGTTGTTGGTGAGTAGTTTcccgatttttatttcaaatgattggattttaattaattttaaaaaaaattaatggcagGTATTTTGTTATCCATTCAAATTCCATTTTGGAGTTTCGGAATCATGTTCATGTTTGTGGATTATTACAACTGGCCCAGATGGACTCGCAAGTACAAGCTCCAACCTGGAACTCACGAACCGGTTGATTTGAATCGACTTAAAGAGGTatctaaattaaatttctaaatgaatccaatgaaaaagctaaaaattattttctgcaTTAGACTATTCAGGTGGTGTTGATCAACCAGTGGTCCGTTTCCTTCCCACTCCTCATCTCCAGTTATTTCATGAAAAAGTTTACCAACACGATGCCAGTCATCGACGATTTGCCCAGTCTCCAGCGTTTTATCATCGATTTCATCATCTTTATTATCGTAGACGAAATCGGACTTTATTATGTGCACAGGTACTCAATTAAATTCAAGCTATTATAAAAATGATCGCAATTAATTATAGATTAATTGTCTTTAATTAGATTAATGCATCATCCTAAATTATACTCGTGGGTGCACAAGAAACATCACGAATGGCCAGCGCCGATTGCCATCACCTTTGTGTACAGCACTCGGATCGAATTTGCCCTCAATATGATTCCGGTTGTCCTGGTAAACTTTCATTTCTATTCCAATTGCATAATTTAAGATTTTATCCGTCAattcaagtttttgttttattttcaaataacagGGTCCACTCATGACGAATCCTCATTTATTCACTCTGTGGGCGTGGTATGCATTTGTACACCTGAGGGGCTTGAAGAACCACAGCGGATATCACATTCCAGGGCTGACCAGTTCGGAGGAGCACAACTATCACCACATGATGAACAATGCCTGTTTCAGTCGGTCTCCTTTCCTGGACGGGATCCACGGAACGGATAAGGGCTTCCGGGCTTACCTGGCACGGAAGGAACTGGAGAAGCAgcaaaagaatgaatgaaatcaCAACGTTTGTAAGCTTTAAATAGCTTGTTAAGTTTTGTCTCAAATGTTACACTGATTGATGGACGGTTCAGTAGTATTTTAATCCGATTGTACATTTTATGCGGCCATTTTTACCAGTCAATAAAAACCCAAAtcagtttgaaatttatttcagcCAACACAAGGTGAGTGACTAAATTCTTTGCTATGTTATTTCAAATCAACTTCCGTGTTCACATGACTCTAATCGGGTCTGAAAACTTACCAAcggaaattgtttcattgatggGAGTCGttgttctttttgaaattttttctcacATACGTAGGCCGATATTTTAAAACTTGTTCTAGACATGcgcaacaaaaaagaataagccaAGAAGGTCAGTCTTTTACGACTAATTTGTATTGAGTTCCTTGCCGTCATTTGATATTTCAGTGCGCCATCTATTTTGTGCGTCTAAGAATCAATGCAGATATTCGACTACGTTAACTATATATGACTATTCTTTCGATTCTTTCATTCGTTTTCTTGTGTCGCTATTGTAATAATGTCCATTGACTCTACAATAACCTCTACACCTGTCACTTCTGTAACATTACTGGGTGGTTCCTCAATGTTACTATTACCAGATAACTCTTCTTCGGTAATTGACAGTTCTTCCTGGGTTTCTCCTGTGAATTCTCCTGTGGATTCTCCTGGTGCTACCTGTACTAACTCGGTGAGCGTTTTAACCCGGTGGCGCTCAGACAAGATGGCAACTATCTGCTCGAAAAGGAAAGCCATAAAAGATAGGCCCAGTCCAACTAGTAAAACTAGAAATGCTCCCGTCAAATTTTTCAGGGACAGGCGTGAAGGATTGTTTCCAGGTGAATTGACTCCAGTCGGAGGTTTCCCGTTGCATTGCGGAGGCATGGGTCGGAACCAGGTGTCCCAGTAGTCGATTATTCCAGTTTGTTGAAGCTCCAATATCCTATGTTTGGGAGAATTGAAAGGTATTATAGTAGatgaacaatttgaaaataagtGAATTTACCTTACCCCTGAGTGGTACTTTGGGTGTAAGGACTGTTTTTCTGTAGGGCCAACGACGAGGTAACTCCGGTGAATCCTTCTTTCGCCAACTGCAACTTGCATTTGCCAGTTCTTTTAAATTCTGTCCTTATTGCGTCTTTTAGGTAATTTCTGGACTGTGTTAAGTAATTAGAAGTATTTAGCAATCTTGGGGAAAATGAGATtgataaggaaaaataacattttactTCAAAGTAAACATTTCTCGATCCTGACGCAACACTTTGAATGCAATTGGAAGCCAAAGCGCACCGAGAATTTGCATAAGAGTCgagtttcttttgtattttcaagAACACACCCGTATTGTTATTTCTCTGTTGAGACGAAAATTTTAGTTTCTACCAATCTCAGACTTGTCTATTGATTACCTTAAGCAAGAGATCGATAGTGTCTGTTCTGACTAGTAAATTGATATCggagttttcaaaaatgtcgtAGATGGAATTGATCAGTGGCTGATGGACCGGTGTCACGACGTAAGTGAAAAGAGTCGAGTTATACGCCTGGACAAAGATGAAAGCCGCTAAGCACCAAGCCGCAGCGACCAAACGAATGGATAACCGTTTCGATGTACATGGCCCACCTTGTGCAACATGTTAATTATGTTACATGTTCCTTTTGTGAATGTGAGTGAATTGAATCAAACCTTGGGACAGCAAAGTTCCGAACGTGTACAGGTAGTATTGTCCAGTTTTAGTTTCCGCCAATTCGATTGTGTCCGCCTCTTTTTGGGAGGGCCGATATTTgtgaatgaaattcaaaacggCGATGACGCAGATAATCGACAAGCCAAGTACCAACCAAatctttgaaaagaaataaagggtAATATCAAGCTTTAAAAGTTAATTTCTGTCGGGTATATACCTGCCATTGAAACGGTTTGACGACGGCGTTGACGTTGGCCGTTTCATCCGGGACGGGAATGAGGAAAGCGGAAGAGTCGTAAACCCAAGGAAGTGTCAAATCGACGATTTTGTTGCGCCGACTTGTCGCAAAGACACTTTGGATCAGCAAATCGCATTGCTAATAGACCAAGAAAGTTATTAGAAAGTAGATTAAAGATCTTAGAATGATGGGAAAACCAACGTTATCGATCAAGTAGTCTATTTGGCCTCGCCCTATTTCCGGTTCCAGCTCTTCTGCCACTCGAACCATCTCGTACCTGCATGAAAGAATtgggaaatcaaataataagtAAGCATGTCATTTGCATATTTGGATTGGTTACGTGAAATTTAAACGAGCCGAAAGAAAGTCGAGGACAACGCCTCCCTTAAGTGGTCCCGACAATCCTTTGCGATTACCACTCCAACGTGGCTGAAATAAGTCAAATTAAGTATACATATTAACGGGAAAATTGACGAGAAATTTATACCCAAATGACGCGGAGATGTCGGCCATTGAGTTGGTTAGCTGCAGACGAACATGCTGGGTTGAAAACACTGcaccaaatgaagaaaattaaaaagagtAGAACTAAATACATTGAGAGCAATGGTCTGTAGTCTGAACTTATCTGTTTACTACTCTACGcacaactgaaaaataaatttcttttgggggaCAAAGTTGTTCTACTTGTCGATGCAAACTGTCAAAAACTGACGAGCCATGGAGAAGGCTGTCAAAAATTGATTGGGTCAGAGATTCAAGTTAGCATATTATATTTGACATCATGTTACAAATACAACTGATAACTAGCCTACTGATTGAATTTGGTAGGAATTAGTATCGAACCGGATAAAACTTTCCGTCAGCCGCCGATCAACATGACAAAGACCGAATGACGTACACTCAGTCCTCAGTACAGACTCAGACTCAgcacaaaatttgaataaacatTTCCCTAACGTGAACTTACATCATCACGCACAATCGATGACAGATTGACAGTTGGTTCACAGAGATTCTGAGAATGACAGGATTGACATTCTCATAGTTGCAGTAACAACTTCAAGCTTTATAAATCAATTCAAGAATGCATGTTATGACTggaatattgaaaaatacaacactgagaattatttactaaaattgtttatatttatttttatttatatccaCACACGGGCATGACCACCAGACTCTATGATGGATAAATGGCATCTAGCGATAGAGATTAACAACTGCATATTTCGTCTGCTCATCAGCATTTGCATAGAAATTTCGGAGGAATGGAATCGGAGGCTCGGAGCACAGTTGAAGAAAGATTTGATGGAAGATAGAAGCATGGACAAAGCATCATGGCCGAAGCacctaaaactatttcttgaAAGCAAGTAAATACATGTCTTTTGGTCAAGTGGTCAAGTCTTTCAGCAGACTTAATTCAGTGAGATTTGTTCTTGAAAAGTGGAGGGGAAAATGCCAGGTGGTGTGATGAAAAGCCACATGACCATGTGATCATGTATaattggaaaaggaaaactatcAAACAATCAagtatttctgtttttcagatgaagaaaaactaaataattaaaatattcattgtTTGCCAATGTATTCCAGAAACTGTACATGCGAAAGATGGCATCACTGAATCAGAAACTAGACGGTACATCAGATATCAATCTAGTTTTATTACGATTGTAACCCAACTTCTTGTGTTAATGAAGGATACTGGCCTACATTGTTTCCTTAATTTGCCatgcacaagaaaaaaattacgagAAAAAATGTTGGCAATTAAAgagtgtttctttttattttacagtgaTTGGGCGTCCACGAGAAAGCTGAAAACCTTggaagtttttgtttttcatcaccTCTGGTTGCATCATCATCTCCATCTAGGACATCAAGCTCCCTGAGTAAGTGAAATACCGATTCAACATTCAATTTCTCATAGTCTTAAGTGTGCTGTCTGCCTGTATATGCTAGCTAGGACTTGATTTTAATTCGATACTGTTGTTCagggcttttttctttcttttgtgaagCCATTTACTGCGAATTTTTACTGCTTCCTTGCATTCAGTTCTCGATAGATTTGTTTCAATTGAATATCGCCCCCAACCCACCTCGGCTACATGTCGTTCAAAATGTTGTCATGAAGGCTCGAGATCTTGGGGCAATTTCTGCGTTGTGTACAACACtgcgtttgctttttttcagCGTTATCCATTGTATTCACTCTtagacaaatcaaaaattgtttaacCGTTTCATATCACAAATCTCAAGAACTGATCTTCGTAAAGTTAGGCAATTTGCAGCCTCCTCTTAACACATCAGTCTAATTATTTTGCTTTACAATCCTGAAAGTTGTTTTGCTTTCCTTTTCAAATCTTTGCCTTTCTCTTTGAGGTTTTCTGCATGTTCTTTGAGAATGGTGGCTCTCTTGTACAATTGGGATCCTGTGCTTTGAAGTAATTTGATGAACTCGAGTTCTTCTCGCGATAGTGGTTGAATTCCAGTTTTCTTCTTAACCCACCGATCATACCAATAGTCTCGTCCGTAACTTGGGCTTGGTTTGAATTTGTCCCACGTCCCGCCCACCTTTGCCTCCGCTTCCGCAGCTCCTTTTTTGGCATCCGGAATGGCTTGTTGCAGAGCCGTAAGAGCTTCCGCTAGCGCTGCCAGCTGTTCGTCAGCCAACCTTTTCGCTTTTTGCCCGGAACGCAGCGTATCCTCACGAATCTGCCACATTATCCGGTTTTCGCTTTGCAAAGCTTCGAATTTCGTTCGCCACATCGTGGCTTCCTGTTTGGCTTCCTCGTTTTGGGTTTCTAATGAGAAGGAAGTGGCGAATTGCTCATCAGACAGCTCAGGATCCAAATGGCTTAATTtgttcaattgaatttcaaggTTTGTGGTGACTGAATCCAGGTTCTGCGTCAGGAGTTCGTTTTCTTGTTCCAGTGAGTCCACTTCAAATACTTTGATTGACAGGGCCTTTTTGTGGTTTCTCACAACGTTTTCCAACTCCGCAATTTCTTTCCTGAGCTGGGACTCGGCGACCTCCCATTCCAAAACAGTTTCACTATGTAGGACCTTTTCCTTCTCCAACTTTTCGATTCGGGATTGAAGTATAGACAACTGGTTTTCAGTAGCCAAGTTGTTGGCGATCGGAACTGACGGGGGAAAAGTCTTGTGAGCCTCTGCCATTCGTTGATTCTTTTCCTGCAAGCTCACCAATGCCTTTTTCAGATCGTTATTCTCCTGCCGTAATTGCGATTCGGTTATGTGGCGATCCCATTCACTCTCGGAGGCCATTTCTTGAAAGCCCTGATCCAACTTTTCATTGTCTTTTGGGGTTTCTTCCACATCATTCGTTATGACTGTGCTCAGGTTTTGAAATTGCTTTTCACATCGATCGATTTCTCGTTTGTTAAATCGATCATCATTTTCGAGCTTGTCAACTTTGCCTTCGGGTACTGTCGCCACTAAATGGTGAACGTCTGGTTGGTTTGGGACTGGTTCCTGTTTGGTTTTCCGTTGGAAGAAATCGGTCAGTTTGAATCCGATCCAAGCGAATGCGGGAAATAAAAATCCGAGTATCAGCATCACGATAAATGGCATCGCGATCATTGTCATTTATCGAAATTCTAGTTGTTGATTGTTATCGATGGGCTTGCCCCTCTTATGCTTATATAGACTCGTACCGAGATTAGTGAATCCGCTTGTCATCCTACGTAGCTCTTTTTGCaaaaagttacattttttGAAGTCGTGCTTTTTAGTCATtaggaaaatgaaatattttgggtTTTAACCCACATTGTtctcattaaaattttatttgaaaaataaattttgatgttcatttcacacatttttaaatgggaTCTGTGCGTAGCAGGTAGAGTGGTTAGGCAACTACGTAACCTCGGCCGTTGTAGTGACAAATCGACAAATCGTTTAATATTGATCGGTTGAACTTAAAACTTTTAACGAATTTAATTACGAGTAAAGTACTACAGTGAACAAATCTTGTTTCAGTTTACGCGCATTGCAAACCTTTTGTGTTGCTCAAGCCTGCCCAGCAAGCGTAGATAGCACATACGAATTCAATCAAGAGCTTAATTAGGGCCCCCTTCTGGCCACGCGGAAGTATAACTGTCACTTATTGTGCCGTGCTCCATTTGCGGAACACCTAATAGATCAGAGTTTGTTAGTGAATTTGGTGCTGACCCCCTTTGTTTGCCCCatgggtttttttcccctcttttgaATGATGCCAAGTCATTACTTTTCTGGAAATTTTGAGAAGCTCCAGTGTAGAATGGATAGAGCACAAGTCTGATAGGCACCGTTAGAGTTTGCTTCTCCTACAATGGCCCAATTAGCTGTTCCAGTCTTCAGCTGCAAATCAACTCGTAGGACACCAGTGCTACCAGCAATACCCCAATAAGCGAAATAGTATCTTCTTCCTGCTGGAGTGGGGACGACGAAAAAGTACTAGGGGTAAAGGCGTTTCCCACATTGAGTTTGACAGAACCAAATGGAACAGGTGTTGGCTGTAGTCGAATAGCTAACCGTCATTTGAGCATTTTGATTTCTATATTGTTGTAGAACATTATCGAGAAAGAACGCGGAAGAAATCcatttaaaagtaaaatgcctactttttatttattcgttcaCCTCACACAAGTTATATTTTCGTATTCATCGTCTGTAGATAAAAACAGCTACATGGGACGACCgtacaataaaaaatcaaactgttAATTCGTTCTCTTCCACTAGCCAACCgacataattaaaataattatgtaaAACATTATCGTGAATTCTTCCTTCTGATAAGTATAGCCTAACTTGGTCGCCTTTGACAAGTTCCAATGTAGCATGCATGGAAAAAGTCTTGAAGGTGGTGTCACCGTACCCTTCTCCTACTAGGATCCAATCCGCTGTTCCAGTCTTCATCATCTGCAACAGAACTCTTGCTTTGACGCCGCTATCACTAATACCCGAAAATGCGAAATAATATTTCCCTGGTGTAGGGGCGACGAATATTCCAGTGGCAGGGTTAAGGGCAGTTCCCACATTGAGTTTGATTGGATTAAATTGAATGGTGGTTAGGGCAGCCGAATAAACATTCGTCATTTTAGCGTGGAAATAAATAGCTGTAGATTTTACGTCGACAGTGCCGATCATTTTCTGCAACTCTATTTCATATGAAGAGGTcgaacgagagaaaaagaaaagttatgtTTTATATACTGCGTGGAATACTGTAGGCGAGTAGGCCTAtgtgtaaaaaatattgaacgaATTATTTTACGGTACCTGAATCGGTTGTTTTAGTAAAATCGCAATAGACGTTTTTGACTTGTTTGTTGTCCATGATGGAGAAGATTCCGCTTTTGACGAATCCGATAGTCTTGAGGTCTCCACATGAGGTGGGGATTGTACCAAGAGAACTGGGAGTAGTAATTGCTAtacaaaattgtaaaaatgaattatttttcctttaaatttttcgaaaatttgtcaaaatatttttagtttgaagCTGTTTTTTCGGCCTTACTATTTAAAGCAGTATTAATTGGGTCcagcgcagttttgtcggccttatcgtccagcgcagttttgtcggccttatcgtccagcgcagttttgtcggccttagcgtccaacgcagttttgtcggccttatcgtccagggctgttttgtcggccttatcgtccagcgcagttttgtcggccttatcgtccagggctgttttgtcggccttatcgtccagggctgttttgtcggccttatcgtccagggctgttttgtcggccttatcgtccagggctgttttgtcggccttagcgtccaacgcagttttgtcggccttatcgtccagcgcagttttgtcggccttatcgtccagggctgttttgtcggccttatcgtccagggctgttttgtcggccttatcgtccagggctgttttgtcggccttagcgtccaacgcagttttgtcggccttatcgtccagggctgttttgtcggccttatcgtccagggctgttttgtcggccttagcgtccagggctgttttgtcggccttatcgtccagggctgttttgtcggccttagcgtccaacgcagttttgtcggccttatcgtccagggctgttttgtcggccttagcgtccaacgcagttttgtcggccttatcgtccagggctgttttgtcggccttatcgtccagggccgttttgtcggccttatcgtccagggctgttttgtcggccttagcgtccaacgcagttttgtcggccttatcgtccagggctgttttgtcggccttatcgtccagggctgttttgtcggccttatcgtccagggccgttttgtcggccttatcgtccagggctgttttgtcggccttatcgtccagggctgttttgtcggccttatcgtccagggctgttttgtcggccttagcgtccaacgcagttttgtcggccttatcgtcca containing:
- the LOC124196944 gene encoding fatty acid hydroxylase domain-containing protein 2-like produces the protein MELLKRLGGWQRPSLLLLAATLLVVSLLYGQSLTTQLKQFRTASSVALDSQWKKVLAFFGNDDFYLYVVGILLSIQIPFWSFGIMFMFVDYYNWPRWTRKYKLQPGTHEPVDLNRLKETIQVVLINQWSVSFPLLISSYFMKKFTNTMPVIDDLPSLQRFIIDFIIFIIVDEIGLYYVHRLMHHPKLYSWVHKKHHEWPAPIAITFVYSTRIEFALNMIPVVLGPLMTNPHLFTLWAWYAFVHLRGLKNHSGYHIPGLTSSEEHNYHHMMNNACFSRSPFLDGIHGTDKGFRAYLARKELEKQQKNE
- the LOC124196941 gene encoding glutamate receptor ionotropic, delta-1-like isoform X1, translated to MYLVLLFLIFFIWCSVFNPACSSAANQLNGRHLRVIWPRWSGNRKGLSGPLKGGVVLDFLSARLNFTYEMVRVAEELEPEIGRGQIDYLIDNQCDLLIQSVFATSRRNKIVDLTLPWVYDSSAFLIPVPDETANVNAVVKPFQWQIWLVLGLSIICVIAVLNFIHKYRPSQKEADTIELAETKTGQYYLYTFGTLLSQGGPCTSKRLSIRLVAAAWCLAAFIFVQAYNSTLFTYVVTPVHQPLINSIYDIFENSDINLLVRTDTIDLLLKRNNNTGVFLKIQKKLDSYANSRCALASNCIQSVASGSRNVYFESRNYLKDAIRTEFKRTGKCKLQLAKEGFTGVTSSLALQKNSPYTQSTTQGILELQQTGIIDYWDTWFRPMPPQCNGKPPTGVNSPGNNPSRLSLKNLTGAFLVLLVGLGLSFMAFLFEQIVAILSERHRVKTLTELVQVAPGESTGEFTGETQEELSITEEELSGNSNIEEPPSNVTEVTGVEVIVESMDIITIATQENE
- the LOC124196941 gene encoding glutamate receptor ionotropic, delta-1-like isoform X2; translation: MIVFNPACSSAANQLNGRHLRVIWPRWSGNRKGLSGPLKGGVVLDFLSARLNFTYEMVRVAEELEPEIGRGQIDYLIDNQCDLLIQSVFATSRRNKIVDLTLPWVYDSSAFLIPVPDETANVNAVVKPFQWQIWLVLGLSIICVIAVLNFIHKYRPSQKEADTIELAETKTGQYYLYTFGTLLSQGGPCTSKRLSIRLVAAAWCLAAFIFVQAYNSTLFTYVVTPVHQPLINSIYDIFENSDINLLVRTDTIDLLLKRNNNTGVFLKIQKKLDSYANSRCALASNCIQSVASGSRNVYFESRNYLKDAIRTEFKRTGKCKLQLAKEGFTGVTSSLALQKNSPYTQSTTQGILELQQTGIIDYWDTWFRPMPPQCNGKPPTGVNSPGNNPSRLSLKNLTGAFLVLLVGLGLSFMAFLFEQIVAILSERHRVKTLTELVQVAPGESTGEFTGETQEELSITEEELSGNSNIEEPPSNVTEVTGVEVIVESMDIITIATQENE
- the LOC124196950 gene encoding complement C1q-like protein 3; amino-acid sequence: MDNKQVKNVYCDFTKTTDSELQKMIGTVDVKSTAIYFHAKMTNVYSAALTTIQFNPIKLNVGTALNPATGIFVAPTPGKYYFAFSGISDSGVKARVLLQMMKTGTADWILVGEGYGDTTFKTFSMHATLELVKGDQVRLYLSEGRIHDNVLHNYFNYVGWLVEENELTV
- the LOC124197706 gene encoding protein Hook homolog 1-like: MPFIVMLILGFLFPAFAWIGFKLTDFFQRKTKQEPVPNQPDVHHLVATVPEGKVDKLENDDRFNKREIDRCEKQFQNLSTVITNDVEETPKDNEKLDQGFQEMASESEWDRHITESQLRQENNDLKKALVSLQEKNQRMAEAHKTFPPSVPIANNLATENQLSILQSRIEKLEKEKVLHSETVLEWEVAESQLRKEIAELENVVRNHKKALSIKVFEVDSLEQENELLTQNLDSVTTNLEIQLNKLSHLDPELSDEQFATSFSLETQNEEAKQEATMWRTKFEALQSENRIMWQIREDTLRSGQKAKRLADEQLAALAEALTALQQAIPDAKKGAAEAEAKVGGTWDKFKPSPSYGRDYWYDRWVKKKTGIQPLSREELEFIKLLQSTGSQLYKRATILKEHAENLKEKGKDLKRKAKQLSGL